The Theobroma cacao cultivar B97-61/B2 chromosome 2, Criollo_cocoa_genome_V2, whole genome shotgun sequence genome includes the window aattaattttattcagcTCTTACTTCTTAGCCAACTCGACCTTCTAATTACCATACTTGGCCTTGTAATCACTCCAGAGCTGGTCAACAGTCTTCCCCAACAGCTCAACGAAATAATCAGCACTATAGCCAGTTCTCATCTTCGTGTTAAGCTCTGCAACAAATCCATTTCTGAGACTATTACAATAGTCCAAAAACCTTGCTGTAACATCATAGCCTTGGTCCCACATATTGCCCTGCCCTGGCTGCACCCAGTGGCTAGGAATATAATTAGCCTTTAGCCTCACGAAATCAGCTATTCCTTCAATTAATCCTCCAGGGGCCTGGCTGTTCCCGTTCCATTGCCAGATATGAGTCATTTCATGATAAAGCACCCCAGTAAATTCCCTTTTCACATCACCTGAATAGTCTCCTAGATAATTTGCATTAACATGAATTTCATTATTGACAGCAAAAGCAACGCCATTCCCATTTTCAATGAACAAGGTGACTTTTTCCACATTTTTTCTGTCAGCTGGGTTGTTTTGTTGGAAGATTCTCCAGATAAAATCTGTAGCGGAACTCAGAGTTTGCTGACTGTAGTCGACACCGATCTCGTTTCTGAAACGATTACCGCCGCCGCTGTTTCCAGTGTTGTCATTGACAGCATATTCAACTGCATGGGTACCTTGTATGGCTGCAAGAGATAATATTAGCagggagaagaaaaacaagTGGTGAGCCATGATGGCTTAATAGCTTAGAAGTTGCTTCTTCGTTTGCTTTTCGGTGGAGCTTTTGTTTGCAAGACATGTCTTGTTCTCTATGGTTTATATAGGAGTTGGATGGAAGTTGCCATATGCTATCTGGCTTtctatattaatattattgatttaaatttttttaaaaaataccgtcacaatcttaaattttatcataattgcacttttttttttaataactaATCATAATTGCACttgaatatatttattttcaaa containing:
- the LOC18608020 gene encoding uncharacterized protein LOC18608020; protein product: MAHHLFFFSLLILSLAAIQGTHAVEYAVNDNTGNSGGGNRFRNEIGVDYSQQTLSSATDFIWRIFQQNNPADRKNVEKVTLFIENGNGVAFAVNNEIHVNANYLGDYSGDVKREFTGVLYHEMTHIWQWNGNSQAPGGLIEGIADFVRLKANYIPSHWVQPGQGNMWDQGYDVTARFLDYCNSLRNGFVAELNTKMRTGYSADYFVELLGKTVDQLWSDYKAKYGN